One genomic segment of Thermodesulfobacterium sp. TA1 includes these proteins:
- a CDS encoding 2-isopropylmalate synthase, translated as MNPKIVFFDTTLRDGEQSPGVSLDLKQKIEIAKALEELGIDVIEAGFPITSPGDFEAVKTVAKEIKKCTVAALARANQKDIEVAWEAIKHAVSPRIHTFIATSDIHLKYKLKKDRAQVLEIAREAVKYACSLCPNVEFSAEDATRSDWNYLADVVIEVVKAGATTINIPDTVGYTVPQEYYNLFKFLVERLIAAGYEEDLRTGSLRLSVHCHNDLGLAVSNSLSAILAGATQIEGTINGIGERAGNAALEEVIMALKIRRDFFEKSLGYPLEVNIATEKIVPTSQLISKYTGMMVQPNKAIVGANAFAHESGIHQHGVICERTTYEIIRPEEVGWTGSAIVLGKHSGRHALSFKLKSRGWEFDDTVITKVFEKFRAELKDVLRKIDEEYIEGILLDLFCEKEYRYSLVSSQVISVFSGSLKPLAQLEIEDRLLGNKVAVGLGIGPIDAAYKAVAQALGYSFNGEEQGKKHLKLIDFSISALTGGTSSEGVCGVIIEDETGIRTAGLGKDGDIVIASIKAFLKALNRLEILKEKGEELKKQALTLAN; from the coding sequence TTGAACCCTAAAATAGTGTTTTTTGATACTACTCTTAGGGATGGAGAACAGTCCCCTGGGGTTTCTCTTGATTTAAAACAAAAAATAGAAATAGCTAAAGCCTTAGAGGAATTAGGTATAGATGTTATAGAGGCTGGATTTCCTATAACCTCTCCTGGGGATTTTGAGGCTGTAAAAACCGTAGCCAAGGAAATAAAAAAGTGTACTGTAGCTGCCTTAGCCAGGGCTAACCAAAAAGACATAGAGGTTGCTTGGGAGGCGATTAAACATGCAGTTTCTCCTCGTATTCATACTTTTATAGCCACTTCTGACATCCATCTTAAATACAAGCTAAAAAAGGATAGGGCTCAGGTGTTAGAGATTGCCCGAGAAGCGGTAAAGTATGCCTGTTCTTTATGTCCTAATGTAGAGTTTTCTGCTGAAGATGCTACCAGAAGTGATTGGAATTACTTGGCTGACGTGGTGATAGAGGTAGTAAAGGCTGGAGCTACCACTATAAACATCCCTGATACCGTAGGTTATACCGTTCCGCAAGAATATTATAATCTTTTTAAGTTTTTGGTAGAAAGGTTGATAGCCGCTGGATATGAGGAAGACCTTAGGACCGGGAGTTTAAGACTTTCGGTTCATTGTCATAATGACCTCGGCCTTGCGGTTTCTAATTCACTTTCTGCAATTTTAGCCGGAGCCACTCAGATAGAAGGTACGATAAACGGTATAGGCGAAAGAGCAGGAAATGCTGCCTTGGAAGAAGTGATTATGGCACTTAAGATTAGAAGGGACTTCTTTGAAAAATCGTTAGGTTATCCTTTAGAGGTAAACATAGCTACCGAAAAAATCGTCCCTACCAGTCAGCTTATTTCTAAATACACCGGGATGATGGTTCAACCTAACAAAGCTATCGTTGGGGCTAATGCTTTTGCTCATGAATCTGGTATCCATCAACATGGGGTAATATGTGAAAGAACCACTTACGAAATCATTAGACCAGAAGAGGTAGGTTGGACCGGTTCTGCCATCGTTCTTGGGAAACACTCAGGGAGACACGCTTTATCTTTTAAACTGAAAAGCAGAGGATGGGAATTTGACGATACGGTAATTACTAAAGTTTTTGAGAAATTTAGGGCAGAACTAAAAGACGTTCTAAGAAAGATAGATGAAGAATATATAGAAGGGATCCTGCTTGATTTGTTCTGTGAAAAAGAGTACCGGTATTCCTTGGTTTCTTCTCAGGTGATAAGTGTTTTTAGTGGATCGTTGAAACCGTTAGCTCAGTTAGAGATAGAAGACAGACTTTTAGGTAATAAGGTAGCGGTAGGTTTAGGAATAGGACCTATTGATGCAGCCTATAAAGCAGTGGCCCAGGCTTTAGGTTATAGTTTTAACGGAGAAGAACAGGGTAAAAAACATCTAAAACTTATAGACTTTAGCATTAGCGCCCTTACCGGTGGGACGTCTTCAGAAGGTGTATGTGGGGTTATTATAGAAGACGAGACAGGTATAAGAACCGCAGGACTTGGCAAAGACGGAGACATTGTAATAGCTAGTATAAAAGCCTTTTTAAAGGCCTTAAATCGTTTGGAAATTTTAAAAGAAAAAGGAGAAGAACTTAAGAAACAAGCATTAACTTTAGCTAATTAA
- a CDS encoding putative DNA modification/repair radical SAM protein, protein MRDIIKQFQPKEKSFQFFFRKKDLLHKLSILSQAARYDNTCSGSGRTRETYTQGLEGICYVWSGNGRCMPLLKILMTNICVNDCKYCINRIKNDIPRAIFSPEEVAFLTMEFYQKNYIKGLFLSSGIYRDPDYTMELMLRAVKILRLKYRFNGYIHLKLIPGSSSKLIKEAFFLADRVSSNLELPTEKSLKKVAPQKSFELVYPPLKVIKEVYQEKEFKASVSTQLIVGATSDPDKNFLKIAETLYQKGMVKRVYYSAYVSVNHDPALPLLKEPPFLREHRLYQADWLLRFYGFNLEELFEEEENLPLHIDPKLAWALRHRDFFPVEITKADYWELLRVPGIGPVSAKKLIQARKEGIITEDTLKNIGISLKRAKNFIVLRGKTLTKFSKNLEKLPFKLEQLSLF, encoded by the coding sequence ATGCGAGACATTATAAAACAGTTTCAACCAAAAGAGAAGAGTTTCCAATTTTTCTTTCGGAAAAAAGACCTTTTACACAAACTTTCTATTTTGTCTCAAGCCGCAAGATATGACAACACTTGTAGTGGTTCAGGTAGAACAAGGGAAACCTATACTCAGGGATTAGAAGGGATTTGTTATGTATGGTCAGGAAACGGAAGATGTATGCCTCTCCTTAAAATCCTTATGACCAACATTTGTGTAAACGACTGCAAGTACTGTATAAATCGGATAAAAAACGACATTCCGAGAGCTATTTTTAGCCCCGAAGAGGTCGCCTTTCTTACCATGGAGTTTTATCAGAAAAATTATATAAAGGGGTTATTTTTAAGCTCAGGCATCTATCGAGACCCAGATTATACAATGGAGTTGATGTTGAGAGCAGTTAAAATTTTAAGGTTGAAATACCGGTTTAATGGTTATATTCATCTTAAACTTATACCTGGGTCTTCTTCAAAACTTATAAAAGAGGCCTTTTTTTTGGCAGATAGAGTAAGCTCAAACTTAGAGCTTCCTACCGAAAAAAGTTTAAAAAAAGTTGCCCCTCAAAAGAGTTTTGAGTTAGTTTACCCTCCTTTAAAAGTTATAAAAGAGGTATATCAAGAAAAAGAATTTAAAGCCTCTGTCTCTACTCAGCTTATCGTTGGAGCAACCTCTGACCCTGATAAAAACTTCCTAAAAATAGCTGAAACCCTTTATCAAAAAGGGATGGTAAAAAGAGTTTATTATTCTGCTTATGTGTCTGTTAATCATGATCCAGCCCTTCCTTTGTTAAAAGAACCTCCTTTCTTGAGAGAACATAGACTTTATCAAGCAGACTGGCTTTTGAGGTTTTATGGTTTTAATTTGGAAGAACTTTTTGAAGAAGAGGAAAACTTGCCACTTCACATAGATCCTAAATTAGCCTGGGCTTTAAGACATCGTGATTTCTTTCCTGTAGAAATTACCAAGGCAGACTATTGGGAACTTTTAAGGGTTCCTGGGATAGGCCCTGTCTCAGCTAAAAAGCTTATTCAAGCAAGAAAAGAAGGAATAATAACCGAAGATACACTAAAAAATATAGGTATTTCTTTAAAAAGAGCTAAAAACTTTATCGTTCTTAGAGGTAAGACTTTGACCAAATTCTCAAAAAATTTGGAAAAACTTCCTTTTAAGTTGGAGCAGCTCAGCCTGTTTTAA
- a CDS encoding DUF523 and DUF1722 domain-containing protein, whose product MSSNYPKPKLVVSACLLGENTRYDGNPIVSPLAKNLSKFCEVIKVCPEVAIGLPVPRDRIIVYQERGKLGVFQPAQKKDLTQEMLNFSREFLEGLKHIDGFLLKSRSPSCGVSGTRWYKDKEGTLPIGRGKGLFAIEAEKLYPDLPIEDEGKLHDAFIRGNFLTKIFALADLREFLTKALSIKDLIGFHQRYKYLLMSCSPEGLKRLGQLVASAKDLSFKQVLQNYQTLFIKALSQPPSKGKETNTLLHVFGHFSSKLKPKEKNHFLWLLERYRKNKIPKTTLIEILRNWAFRFEDLYLINQAFLNPYPLDLE is encoded by the coding sequence ATGTCAAGCAACTATCCTAAACCTAAATTAGTAGTAAGTGCCTGCCTTCTTGGAGAAAATACAAGATACGATGGTAATCCTATCGTATCTCCTCTGGCTAAAAACCTTTCTAAATTCTGTGAGGTTATCAAGGTCTGTCCAGAAGTAGCCATAGGGCTTCCTGTACCAAGGGATAGGATTATCGTATACCAAGAAAGAGGTAAGCTTGGTGTTTTTCAACCAGCCCAAAAAAAGGACCTTACTCAAGAAATGCTAAATTTTTCCCGGGAATTTCTTGAAGGGCTCAAACATATAGATGGTTTTTTATTAAAAAGTCGTTCTCCTTCCTGTGGAGTCTCAGGAACCCGCTGGTATAAAGACAAAGAAGGAACCTTGCCTATAGGAAGAGGAAAAGGCCTTTTTGCTATAGAAGCAGAAAAACTCTACCCAGACCTTCCGATAGAAGATGAAGGTAAGCTCCATGACGCTTTTATTAGGGGAAATTTTCTTACTAAAATTTTTGCTTTAGCAGACCTAAGAGAATTTTTAACTAAAGCATTATCTATAAAAGACCTTATCGGATTTCATCAAAGGTATAAGTACCTTCTTATGAGTTGTTCTCCAGAAGGGCTTAAAAGATTAGGACAGTTGGTAGCTTCTGCTAAAGATTTATCTTTTAAGCAAGTATTGCAAAACTACCAAACCCTTTTTATAAAAGCCTTATCTCAACCTCCTTCTAAAGGAAAAGAAACAAATACCCTTCTTCATGTGTTTGGACATTTTTCCTCTAAACTAAAACCTAAAGAAAAAAATCATTTCCTATGGTTGTTAGAACGTTATAGAAAAAACAAAATACCTAAGACTACCTTGATTGAAATCCTTAGAAATTGGGCTTTTAGGTTTGAAGACCTTTACCTTATCAACCAAGCCTTTTTAAATCCCTATCCCCTTGACCTTGAATAG